GCAAAAGATTAaactatatttattttttgttgttgttttaatGAAGAGCAGACTGAATTAAGGAAAGACAAACAATTTTTGCTAAAGAAATgagataaataattaacATAGATTAGAAAGGTTAAAAAAAGGGTAATACAATAATACAATGATGAATATATGAATTCTTTAGAAAATGCGTTAAACTAAATgttcattaatttcatgTTCTTCTTTGCCCTTgtatttgtttaaatttcttttcatcaattgttcttcttcttctttatcttcGTTAATCAAGTCATCGATATCGAAATCATAAACATTTGGATCATTAATTCCGTTTTTATCGAATTCGCCCAGCACTCTATTCTTTAGACCTGTTTTAGAATCTACTTTAAACTTGGTGGAAGATGAGTATGAACCAGAAGTTCCTGATTCTGTTGATTCTTCTGATTCTTCTTTTGAAGTTTTGATCTTAAATTTAACAGGTCTTTTATTCTTATCATTAGAGAGGACGTTTTTAGGAGTTCTTGAAATGGTTAGATTACCAACACCTGAGACTAAAGGTaatatgatgatgaataaGATGGCAATTGAAATGATAACGAAGAAAgctaaaaaattcattttcgaaataatgatattaaaattttattgatcAATTCGCTAGTGTAATTGTCCGCGaaataaagtaatatttatctataagattatatcatcaacaattaaatgataaggTTTACAATAAAACAAACGTCAAGAAATCTTGAAAACATCACAATATCAAGacttgaaatatttttttttaatttttttttttttcacgtCAAAATAAATGGCATTTCCCTAATTGGATTATTTATCAACTATTTTCCAACTGTGAAATTCCGgctaaaaatgataaaaaatctgaaaaatcaaaaaaaatattaaatggataacaaaatagaaataagCTCTTCTGGAGACTCGAACCCGTACGGCGctagtatattttttctattattaaatcaattttttaatttttcgCCGCAATTTCTTAGTGTGCATGTTGCGCCCGTttttatatgtatataaagGAAAACATTctgttttaatatttgattgaggggaaaatatttgtaaaattcAGAAAAAGACCCATCAAACTTACACAGAAAAACTACATAACATGTCCTCTAAATCTTATATCGTCACTTTAAAAGAT
The window above is part of the Henningerozyma blattae CBS 6284 chromosome 2, complete genome genome. Proteins encoded here:
- the EXP1 gene encoding Exp1p (similar to Saccharomyces cerevisiae YDL121C; ancestral locus Anc_2.308) yields the protein MNFLAFFVIISIAILFIIILPLVSGVGNLTISRTPKNVLSNDKNKRPVKFKIKTSKEESEESTESGTSGSYSSSTKFKVDSKTGLKNRVLGEFDKNGINDPNVYDFDIDDLINEDKEEEEQLMKRNLNKYKGKEEHEINEHLV